In one Candidatus Hepatincola sp. Av genomic region, the following are encoded:
- the priA gene encoding Primosomal protein N', with amino-acid sequence MYKEGDIVSVCLPLKLSKFYAYTVPKDCNVNKGDIVLVPLRNQQVYGIIFKQETKINFEVAKLKHIIKKIEQIPSLNSKLIDFLAWVAKYNLSSFGKVLKMAINVAGFNFNHYDEIISINTKKIQQLKITPKRQKLLTTLQELGSLEKNTLIAKATVSRSIVNQLIKEGYLQVTNNFKQPMLEQNICYEPITLSDNQQEVTSQLLQVIDSRKFQTVVLQGLPGSGKTEIYFEAINRVLNLGKQVLILLPEIALSSQIFQRFQKRFKVKPYLWHSDISKKNKQEAWISASNGSLKIIIGARSALFLPFANLGLIVVDEEHDNSYKQEEGVIYNARDMAVVKAKVENIPIILSSATPALETMNNVSLQKYKHLLLQERYNKSIFPAITQVDLKQEKLTKGEYISQVLHTKITNTLNKQEQVLLFINKRGYAGSILCTSCLEKITCKYCSATLVEHKSHNKLYCHYCGYTTNVTSSCPNCGEEKLVALGVGVEKIFEEVTTKFPKAKVVIASSDTMQCYKKSQELIQQIHNHEYDIIIGTQIISKGYNFPKLTLVGILDADFISSVDLKATERAWQLLYQVAGRAGRYNLLGEVVLQTYNPKSEFMQSFLQKDYNVFVNNELSLRKSLSFPPFGKFIALIVSSKNAKLLEQFVNYLAKIQPKGLNLEILGPAQAPMFLLRNFYRYRFLVQARNQELSLQNIVKQWLLKVEIPSTIKVQIDVDPISFF; translated from the coding sequence TTGTATAAAGAAGGCGATATTGTATCTGTATGTTTACCCCTTAAACTTAGTAAGTTTTATGCTTATACCGTACCAAAAGACTGTAATGTTAATAAAGGTGATATTGTATTAGTTCCTTTAAGGAATCAACAAGTATATGGCATTATTTTTAAGCAAGAAACTAAAATTAACTTTGAGGTAGCTAAACTTAAACATATTATTAAAAAAATAGAGCAAATACCTTCTCTTAATAGTAAATTAATAGATTTTTTAGCTTGGGTTGCTAAGTATAATCTTAGTAGTTTTGGCAAAGTATTAAAAATGGCTATTAATGTTGCCGGCTTTAATTTTAATCATTACGATGAAATTATTAGTATTAATACTAAAAAAATTCAGCAATTAAAAATTACACCAAAACGGCAAAAACTTTTAACTACCTTGCAAGAGTTAGGTTCATTAGAAAAAAATACTCTTATAGCAAAAGCAACAGTTAGCCGTAGTATTGTAAACCAGCTAATTAAAGAAGGTTACCTGCAAGTAACAAATAATTTTAAACAACCTATGCTAGAGCAAAATATATGTTATGAACCAATTACTTTATCAGACAACCAGCAAGAAGTTACTAGCCAATTATTGCAGGTTATAGATTCACGAAAGTTTCAAACTGTGGTATTACAAGGGTTACCAGGCTCAGGTAAAACAGAGATATACTTTGAGGCTATTAATAGAGTTTTAAATTTAGGCAAACAGGTTTTAATTTTATTACCAGAGATTGCCTTGAGTTCCCAGATTTTCCAAAGATTCCAAAAACGGTTTAAAGTTAAACCTTATTTATGGCATTCAGATATTAGTAAGAAAAATAAACAAGAGGCATGGATATCGGCATCAAATGGTTCGTTAAAAATTATTATAGGGGCAAGATCCGCCTTGTTTTTACCCTTTGCTAATTTAGGGTTAATAGTGGTAGATGAAGAACACGATAATTCTTACAAGCAAGAAGAAGGAGTAATATATAATGCAAGGGATATGGCCGTTGTAAAGGCAAAAGTAGAAAATATTCCAATTATTTTAAGTTCAGCGACCCCTGCCTTAGAAACCATGAATAATGTTAGCCTGCAAAAGTATAAACATTTATTATTACAGGAACGTTATAATAAAAGTATTTTTCCTGCTATTACCCAAGTTGATTTAAAACAAGAGAAGTTAACGAAAGGAGAATATATTTCACAAGTTCTGCATACTAAAATTACCAATACTTTAAATAAACAAGAACAAGTTTTATTATTTATAAATAAAAGAGGTTATGCTGGTAGTATTTTATGTACTTCTTGCCTAGAGAAAATAACTTGTAAATATTGCTCGGCAACCTTAGTAGAGCATAAAAGCCATAATAAATTATATTGCCACTATTGTGGTTATACCACAAATGTTACCTCAAGTTGCCCTAATTGCGGTGAAGAAAAACTAGTGGCCTTAGGGGTAGGAGTTGAAAAAATCTTTGAAGAAGTAACAACTAAATTCCCTAAGGCTAAAGTAGTTATTGCCTCTAGCGATACTATGCAATGTTATAAGAAATCCCAAGAATTGATTCAACAAATTCATAACCATGAATACGATATAATTATTGGTACGCAAATTATATCTAAAGGTTATAACTTTCCTAAATTAACCTTAGTAGGTATTTTAGATGCCGATTTTATTAGTTCTGTAGATTTAAAAGCAACAGAAAGAGCTTGGCAACTATTGTATCAGGTTGCAGGAAGAGCAGGGCGTTATAACTTGTTAGGTGAGGTAGTATTGCAAACTTATAATCCTAAGTCGGAATTTATGCAGTCTTTTTTGCAGAAAGATTACAATGTTTTTGTAAACAATGAGTTATCATTAAGAAAAAGTTTAAGCTTCCCTCCATTTGGTAAATTTATTGCTTTAATCGTATCTTCTAAAAATGCAAAACTATTAGAGCAATTTGTCAATTATTTAGCAAAAATACAACCTAAGGGTTTAAATTTAGAAATTTTAGGTCCTGCTCAGGCTCCTATGTTTTTATTAAGAAATTTTTACCGTTATAGATTTTTAGTACAAGCTAGGAATCAAGAGCTTAGCTTGCAAAATATAGTTAAACAGTGGCTTTTGAAAGTAGAGATTCCAAGTACTATAAAAGTACAAATAGATGTTGACCCAATAAGTTTCTTTTAA
- the atpH gene encoding ATP synthase subunit delta: protein MTELEIQRSVKKYSTAILQIATEKKMLDVLNKDMHKLRVFFEIIFANDTTRKDYLIISRNFAILPYGKKINILKNIANDVGINGFTYNFLTLLLHSKKLYIIQAMASEWEQIFLEYQGYFKVEVRSVVPTSKAQETKIKKLITKHHGEKFYLEKIIDKSILGGLILTFKGYTYDNSLRGKLVKIKSA from the coding sequence ATGACAGAATTAGAAATACAACGAAGTGTTAAAAAATATAGTACTGCTATTTTGCAAATTGCCACTGAAAAAAAAATGCTAGATGTATTAAATAAAGATATGCACAAATTAAGGGTATTTTTTGAAATAATATTTGCCAATGATACTACTAGAAAAGACTATCTAATAATTTCTAGGAATTTTGCTATTTTACCATACGGTAAAAAAATTAATATTTTAAAAAATATTGCCAATGATGTTGGAATCAATGGGTTTACATACAACTTTTTAACCTTGCTATTACATTCTAAAAAGCTGTATATTATTCAGGCAATGGCCTCAGAGTGGGAGCAAATTTTTCTTGAGTATCAGGGTTATTTTAAAGTTGAAGTGCGTAGTGTAGTACCAACTAGTAAAGCTCAGGAAACTAAAATAAAGAAACTAATCACAAAACATCATGGTGAGAAGTTCTATTTAGAAAAAATTATAGATAAATCTATTTTAGGTGGTTTAATACTTACCTTTAAAGGTTATACCTATGACAATAGTCTAAGAGGAAAATTAGTTAAAATTAAATCTGCATAA